A genomic region of Nostoc sp. UHCC 0702 contains the following coding sequences:
- the galE gene encoding UDP-glucose 4-epimerase GalE: protein MSTILVTGGAGYIGSHAVLALKNAGYEVIVLDNLSNGHREIVEQVLQVKLIVGDMSDRSLLDNIFSTHNIAAVMHFAAYIAVGESVTHPAKYYRNNVVGTLTLLEAMVDASINKFIFSSTCALYGVPQFIPLTEDHPQNPISPYASSKWMVERILSDFDTAYNLKSVSFRYFNAAGADPNGLLGEDHIPETHLIPLVLLTALGKSESIFIFGTDYPTPDGTCIRDYIHVNDLAQAHILGLQYLLDGGKSEVFNLGNGNGFSVREVIVTAEQVTEKEIKIIERDRRPGDPPILVGSSDKVRKTLGWHPQYPNLNEIITHAWQWHQQRHK, encoded by the coding sequence ATGTCAACTATTTTAGTCACAGGGGGAGCAGGATATATTGGCTCTCATGCAGTATTAGCTCTGAAAAATGCAGGTTATGAAGTTATTGTTTTAGATAATTTGTCGAATGGGCATCGAGAAATTGTAGAACAGGTTTTGCAGGTAAAGCTAATTGTTGGAGATATGAGCGATCGCTCTCTTCTCGACAACATCTTTTCTACACATAATATAGCGGCAGTCATGCACTTTGCAGCTTACATTGCTGTAGGTGAATCTGTTACTCACCCAGCCAAATATTACCGGAATAATGTTGTAGGCACTTTGACGCTTTTAGAAGCAATGGTAGATGCATCGATTAATAAATTTATTTTTTCTTCTACTTGCGCTCTTTATGGTGTACCTCAGTTTATTCCTCTTACCGAAGACCATCCCCAAAACCCTATTAGTCCTTATGCAAGTAGCAAATGGATGGTAGAAAGAATTTTGTCAGATTTTGATACCGCCTACAATCTCAAATCTGTAAGCTTCCGCTATTTTAACGCTGCCGGGGCTGACCCAAATGGTTTGCTAGGTGAAGACCACATCCCCGAAACTCACCTTATCCCCCTAGTGTTACTAACTGCTTTAGGTAAGAGCGAATCGATTTTTATTTTCGGCACAGATTACCCAACTCCAGATGGCACTTGTATCCGCGACTATATTCATGTCAATGACTTGGCACAAGCTCATATTTTGGGCTTGCAATATTTGTTAGATGGTGGAAAAAGTGAAGTATTTAACTTGGGGAATGGTAATGGTTTTTCAGTTAGAGAAGTAATAGTAACTGCCGAGCAAGTAACAGAAAAAGAAATCAAAATTATAGAGCGCGATCGCCGACCAGGCGACCCACCAATTTTAGTTGGCAGTAGTGATAAAGTACGGAAAACATTGGGTTGGCATCCTCAATATCCAAACTTGAATGAAATTATTACCCACGCTTGGCAATGGCATCAACAGCGACATAAGTAG
- a CDS encoding hybrid sensor histidine kinase/response regulator, translating to MISPTDNPILIVDDSPTNSTVLLGMLQQSGFKVIVVNSGEAALEKVEMISPSLILLDIILPNMDGFEICRQLKSVEVTRDIPVIFMTALSQTEDKIKGFNLGAVDYITKPLQKEEILARVNVHLNLRNLNKQLAEKTTELTIALDQLQQSQLQLIQNEKMSTLGQLVAGVAHEINNPIGAISANSIYASTYVSELVEHLRLYQQKATDDEIANHAEEIELEFLIEDLSSILTTMREGAMRVKDISESFRIFSRHDNEDKVVFDIHEGLESTLLIIQHKLKAYDKQPKIEVIKDYGKLPLITCFPGPLNQVFMNLLVNAVDALRDYYNKHLNSQKNPQIKIQTALNTEGTHAVIHIQDNGMGIPDEIQEKIFGYAFTTKPVGKGTGLGLAIARQIIFEKHGGTLEVNSTPGQGAEFVIHLPL from the coding sequence ATGATTTCACCTACAGACAACCCTATTTTGATAGTTGATGATAGCCCAACAAACTCAACAGTTCTGTTGGGTATGTTACAACAGTCTGGTTTCAAAGTTATTGTTGTTAATAGTGGCGAAGCTGCCTTAGAAAAGGTAGAAATGATTTCGCCTAGTCTAATTTTATTAGACATCATTTTACCAAATATGGATGGCTTTGAAATATGTCGTCAATTGAAATCAGTAGAAGTAACAAGAGATATTCCCGTAATTTTTATGACGGCTTTATCTCAAACAGAAGATAAAATCAAAGGATTTAACTTAGGTGCTGTAGATTACATTACAAAGCCTTTGCAAAAAGAAGAAATATTAGCACGAGTTAATGTGCATCTCAATCTCAGAAATTTAAACAAGCAATTAGCAGAAAAAACTACAGAATTAACCATTGCATTAGACCAATTGCAACAATCTCAACTTCAGTTAATACAAAATGAAAAAATGTCCACACTAGGACAGTTAGTTGCAGGTGTTGCACACGAAATTAATAATCCCATTGGTGCTATTAGTGCCAATTCTATATATGCATCTACCTATGTTAGCGAATTAGTTGAACATTTACGACTGTATCAGCAAAAAGCAACTGATGACGAAATTGCTAACCATGCAGAAGAAATAGAGTTAGAGTTTTTAATTGAAGATTTATCTAGTATCTTAACCACAATGCGAGAAGGTGCTATGCGCGTTAAAGATATTAGTGAATCATTTAGAATTTTTTCACGCCATGACAACGAAGATAAAGTTGTTTTTGATATTCATGAAGGGCTAGAAAGTACCTTGTTAATTATACAGCATAAACTGAAAGCTTACGATAAACAACCTAAAATTGAAGTTATTAAAGACTACGGTAAACTACCATTAATTACCTGTTTTCCTGGGCCATTAAATCAAGTATTTATGAATTTATTAGTAAATGCTGTTGATGCTTTAAGGGATTATTATAATAAACACTTAAATAGCCAAAAAAATCCTCAAATTAAGATTCAGACTGCTTTGAATACTGAAGGTACACATGCTGTAATTCACATTCAGGATAACGGAATGGGAATTCCTGACGAAATTCAAGAAAAGATTTTTGGATATGCTTTTACTACAAAGCCTGTGGGAAAAGGAACAGGCTTAGGGTTAGCAATTGCACGTCAAATCATCTTTGAAAAACACGGTGGCACTTTGGAGGTAAATTCTACACCAGGCCAAGGTGCAGAGTTTGTAATTCATCTACCATTATAA
- a CDS encoding chemotaxis protein CheW, whose amino-acid sequence MLVSLDSVLKSANLSQSLFDNPIEDNRQRFLSFPIGTFGNSLIPLEQITEIMRVNLDDILSVPETPSSVLGAYNWRGEMLWLIDLEQMIGGTPLFEQMPLCTQPIAIVLQVDNYCFGMVVKSVNEIELHDMKKILPAKPGSFSVRLLPFITGYLPKGSTVFNPKAVVQFFLKI is encoded by the coding sequence ATGCTTGTATCTCTTGATTCTGTTTTAAAATCAGCTAATCTATCTCAGTCGCTATTTGATAATCCAATAGAAGATAATCGGCAACGTTTTCTCAGTTTTCCCATCGGTACATTTGGTAATAGTTTGATTCCACTCGAACAAATTACAGAAATTATGCGAGTCAATCTGGATGATATTTTAAGTGTTCCAGAAACTCCTAGTAGTGTATTGGGTGCTTATAATTGGCGAGGTGAAATGCTGTGGTTAATTGATTTGGAGCAGATGATTGGTGGTACACCTCTTTTTGAGCAAATGCCACTATGTACTCAACCAATTGCGATTGTTCTCCAAGTTGATAACTATTGCTTTGGAATGGTTGTCAAATCGGTAAATGAAATTGAACTACACGACATGAAGAAAATTTTACCTGCAAAACCTGGTTCATTTTCTGTGCGATTACTTCCCTTTATTACAGGTTATTTACCGAAAGGTTCAACAGTTTTTAATCCTAAAGCTGTTGTGCAATTTTTTCTAAAAATATGA
- a CDS encoding GAF domain-containing protein — protein sequence MTAELDLTKNGTTKPQNKTQTRKPATSTSLSKKQPESTNVEKSPEVTHAKKLQMQGLISEDLLAVLNKQVTAIAQKMQQTCSVTELYKIAVMSIRETLVTERALIYEFDEETSGAVVAESVARGFTPAMRDEMPLVVFGFEQVTDYEKESVIRYDDIETAPLTPDQCKLWEQFQIQSSLNISLHLDGKIWGILSVQQCSGPRIWQEQEITFLNQIVRDLLLCMQPLRFQALLQERSEQEQLVARITQKIGQSPNFENLFSFTTVEIRRLLKCDRVGIYHFHEDWSGEFIAESVGGGWIAVLSAQERDSSLRGNLAEYDRCTVKSLSMTSTQEVDTYLRDTKGGEYARGRRYKQINDIYGMGYTPCYLETLEKYQCRAYVVVPLFVHGRLWGLLAAYQNSGPRVWQESEVNFLLQLGSPLAVAIQQMEAQLKIEETSKQMERSAAREQALARITARLSRTMDLEAIFRSSAQARGNLASDRIDTIVKIATQETRQMLSCQRVALYQFNPDWSGHFVAESAASGWNRLLDIIPSIEDTYLQASQGGRYKDNGSIVVNDIYTIGHAACHVELLEQMEARAYMIVPVFTGDRLWGLLGAYQNDKPRTWEKGELSSLIQVGIQVGIALKQVKYLEEVRQQSEQLSKLAQRETNFVQFIFKIGQRIVERLQQKNFNPDSLFRSITQELRQLLNVDRVAIYRFNSDWSGEFIIEDVGSGYLKLAGSDMALIADPVLQESSGGRFRKNEPSAIHDINVSADLTFSREVLEQWGAKAYIAAPLFKGEQQLWGLLLTYQNTAPRHWEEGEVNLLIQVATQLGIVLQQSEYLEQLEIQSQQLSEAAQREKQANEALQQEVAQLLSAVQPALQGDLTVRAPVTGDEVGKIADTYNNTLENLRQLVTQVQQASQAVASTSQDSESSIVELANQAQQQFQALSQAVEQIQKMVASTEAVATSARLVEEAVQQTNQTVKEGETAMNKTVDGITGIRETVAETSKRIKRLSESGQKVSRVVSLISNFTTQTQILALNAAIEATKAGEHGRGFAVVADEVRSLAGQSAEATAEIEELVQEIQAGTTEVAAAMDTGIQQVVEGTKLVTEVRQQLNAIVEATTQISELVERITETTQVQNQQSQSITQTMTDVAGIANKTSADSIKLSASFKELLAMAQDLQLSASQFKVTRGSQVEGND from the coding sequence ATGACTGCTGAACTAGACTTGACGAAAAACGGTACTACAAAACCCCAAAATAAAACTCAAACTAGAAAGCCTGCAACTTCTACCAGTTTATCAAAAAAACAACCAGAGTCTACAAATGTTGAGAAATCTCCTGAAGTTACTCATGCCAAAAAATTGCAAATGCAAGGATTAATTTCAGAGGATTTGCTTGCTGTATTGAATAAACAAGTTACAGCTATTGCTCAAAAAATGCAACAAACTTGCTCAGTTACAGAGCTTTATAAAATTGCGGTCATGTCTATCCGCGAGACTTTAGTAACTGAGCGCGCATTAATTTATGAATTTGACGAAGAAACTTCTGGGGCTGTTGTTGCTGAGTCCGTTGCGCGTGGTTTTACACCAGCAATGCGGGATGAAATGCCTCTGGTGGTGTTTGGTTTTGAGCAAGTCACAGACTACGAAAAAGAATCTGTGATTCGTTATGATGATATCGAAACTGCACCGTTAACCCCAGACCAATGCAAACTCTGGGAACAATTCCAAATTCAATCTAGCTTAAATATATCTTTGCATCTGGATGGCAAGATTTGGGGAATATTATCTGTGCAACAATGCTCTGGCCCCCGGATTTGGCAAGAGCAAGAAATTACTTTCCTCAATCAAATTGTGCGCGATTTGTTGCTGTGTATGCAACCATTGCGATTTCAAGCATTGCTGCAAGAACGCTCAGAACAAGAACAATTAGTTGCCAGAATTACACAAAAAATCGGTCAGTCACCAAATTTTGAGAATTTGTTTAGCTTTACTACAGTTGAAATTCGTCGGCTTTTGAAATGCGATCGCGTAGGTATTTATCACTTCCATGAGGATTGGTCTGGAGAGTTTATTGCCGAATCTGTGGGTGGCGGCTGGATAGCAGTCTTAAGCGCCCAAGAGCGCGATAGTAGTTTACGCGGTAACTTAGCTGAATACGATCGCTGCACTGTCAAAAGCTTGTCCATGACTTCAACGCAAGAAGTAGACACCTACCTCAGAGATACTAAAGGAGGTGAATATGCTCGCGGACGACGCTATAAGCAAATCAATGATATCTACGGCATGGGCTATACGCCGTGTTATCTAGAAACACTGGAAAAGTACCAGTGTCGCGCTTATGTAGTTGTACCTTTGTTTGTTCACGGCAGACTTTGGGGATTGTTAGCAGCATATCAGAATTCCGGCCCCCGTGTTTGGCAAGAGTCAGAAGTTAACTTCTTGCTGCAACTCGGTTCACCTTTGGCTGTAGCTATACAGCAGATGGAAGCACAGTTAAAAATTGAGGAAACCTCCAAACAGATGGAGCGTTCCGCCGCCCGCGAACAAGCACTGGCTCGGATTACTGCCCGTCTTTCCCGCACAATGGATTTGGAAGCGATTTTCCGCTCCTCTGCACAAGCACGGGGGAATTTAGCTAGCGATCGCATCGATACAATTGTTAAAATTGCTACCCAAGAAACACGACAAATGCTTAGCTGTCAGCGTGTAGCATTGTATCAATTTAATCCTGATTGGAGTGGGCATTTTGTTGCCGAATCCGCTGCTAGTGGCTGGAATCGTTTATTAGATATTATTCCCAGCATTGAAGATACTTACTTGCAAGCATCCCAAGGTGGTCGCTATAAAGACAACGGTTCTATTGTTGTCAACGATATTTACACTATCGGACATGCTGCTTGTCACGTCGAACTTCTAGAACAGATGGAAGCGAGGGCATATATGATTGTGCCGGTATTCACGGGAGATCGATTGTGGGGCTTGTTAGGAGCTTATCAAAACGATAAACCCAGAACTTGGGAAAAAGGCGAATTAAGTTCGCTCATCCAAGTTGGCATTCAAGTAGGCATTGCCCTCAAACAAGTAAAATATCTCGAAGAAGTACGGCAACAGTCTGAACAGCTTTCCAAATTGGCACAGCGAGAAACTAACTTTGTACAATTTATCTTCAAAATTGGACAGCGCATTGTTGAACGCCTGCAACAAAAAAACTTTAACCCCGACTCTCTGTTTCGTTCCATCACCCAAGAACTGCGCCAATTACTGAATGTAGACCGCGTTGCCATTTACCGCTTTAATTCAGACTGGAGCGGGGAATTTATTATTGAAGATGTCGGTAGCGGTTATCTCAAACTTGCTGGTAGCGACATGGCGCTAATTGCAGACCCAGTTTTACAAGAAAGTTCCGGCGGTCGCTTTCGCAAAAACGAGCCAAGTGCAATTCATGATATCAATGTCTCAGCTGACCTCACCTTCAGTCGCGAAGTTTTGGAACAATGGGGAGCCAAAGCTTACATTGCTGCACCTTTATTTAAAGGCGAACAACAACTTTGGGGTTTGTTATTGACTTACCAAAATACAGCACCCCGCCACTGGGAAGAAGGTGAAGTTAATTTGTTGATTCAAGTAGCAACGCAGTTGGGTATTGTCTTGCAACAGTCCGAGTATTTGGAACAATTGGAAATTCAATCCCAACAACTCAGCGAAGCCGCCCAACGGGAAAAGCAAGCAAACGAAGCATTACAACAAGAAGTAGCACAATTACTATCTGCGGTACAGCCAGCACTCCAAGGAGATTTAACCGTCCGCGCCCCCGTTACAGGCGATGAAGTTGGTAAAATTGCTGACACTTACAACAATACCTTAGAAAACTTGCGACAGCTAGTTACACAGGTGCAGCAAGCCTCCCAAGCAGTCGCTAGTACTTCCCAAGACAGCGAGTCCTCAATTGTTGAACTGGCTAACCAAGCACAGCAACAGTTTCAAGCCCTTTCCCAAGCCGTCGAGCAAATCCAGAAAATGGTAGCTTCCACTGAAGCCGTTGCTACCAGTGCCAGGTTGGTTGAAGAAGCTGTGCAGCAAACGAATCAGACTGTTAAAGAAGGTGAAACCGCCATGAATAAAACTGTGGACGGGATTACCGGGATTCGGGAAACAGTGGCAGAAACCAGCAAACGCATCAAACGCTTGAGCGAATCTGGTCAAAAAGTTTCTCGTGTGGTGAGCCTGATCAGTAATTTTACTACCCAGACCCAAATTTTAGCACTCAATGCGGCAATTGAAGCCACCAAAGCTGGAGAACATGGACGGGGATTTGCAGTAGTTGCCGATGAAGTGCGATCGCTTGCGGGACAATCTGCGGAAGCCACCGCCGAAATTGAAGAACTGGTACAAGAAATTCAAGCGGGAACCACTGAAGTAGCAGCAGCAATGGATACAGGTATCCAGCAAGTTGTTGAGGGTACAAAGTTAGTTACAGAAGTTCGTCAGCAATTAAATGCGATCGTTGAAGCTACAACTCAAATTAGCGAATTGGTGGAAAGAATTACTGAAACTACCCAAGTGCAAAACCAACAGTCACAGTCAATCACCCAAACCATGACTGATGTAGCGGGAATTGCCAATAAAACTTCTGCTGACTCGATTAAATTATCAGCCTCGTTTAAAGAACTCTTGGCAATGGCACAAGATTTGCAACTCAGTGCGAGTCAGTTTAAGGTAACTCGCGGTTCTCAGGTAGAAGGGAACGATTAA
- a CDS encoding four helix bundle protein — MEREGIKSHKDLKVYQMAFDAAMKIFELSKKFPQEERYSLTDQIRRSSRSVCANLAETWRKRRYKAAFVAKLNECEAEAAETQTWIQFAVECNYLDINTGRELYRIYNQIIGSFVNMINNSSPWLMKGTFKSEN, encoded by the coding sequence ATGGAGAGAGAAGGGATTAAAAGTCACAAAGATTTAAAAGTGTATCAAATGGCTTTTGATGCAGCTATGAAGATTTTTGAGCTATCTAAAAAATTTCCCCAAGAGGAACGTTACTCTCTAACAGATCAGATTCGTCGCTCATCTCGATCTGTTTGTGCAAACTTAGCAGAAACATGGCGAAAAAGAAGATATAAAGCAGCATTCGTCGCCAAGTTAAACGAATGTGAAGCGGAAGCTGCCGAAACTCAAACATGGATACAATTTGCTGTCGAATGTAATTATTTGGATATTAATACAGGTCGAGAGCTTTATAGAATTTACAACCAAATTATAGGCAGTTTCGTAAACATGATTAACAATTCATCACCCTGGTTAATGAAAGGAACATTCAAAAGTGAAAACTAA
- a CDS encoding hybrid sensor histidine kinase/response regulator: MPDSNYQAQLFYHFCLEAPELLSTIEEALLNLKAEKNNVEQVRILMRATHTLKSIAATLGFETIKNIAHALEDVFRAIQTPEVVIDLETQALFFESYECLRDPLMAKLTGSHLDTNTNNVVERFSVVLSRLQTKLGNFLIEEQEAQTATEVSFESIKMLLEDSICPELEKTAVAIANTKPKDSDSILRNLAELFRGYGQAIGLIGFLAIAEATIAALDKNPRAARTISRLALEDFRSCCAEILKSENPEVGCPSAALLQLTGSEFLPQSHLVNDEFKKVAISTQQDAQIIANEVVIAKMHETQPTAQTTQSVESLPLSEEINHNPTAPFPKVVRVNVDHLEQLNYLNAELLTNQNRQFLQDGKKRSSLRKLLSRWRQFQQMLGDLQDWSNPLLMPYKLQHNDKFNVVHAVLAAKNSDHFDVLELDSYSEFSVFIKNLLEEAAEIEEEIDTFEQLHRKTTQLLKKQQKLLTNSRDVLLDARMLPLGSILNRLYPVLEQLQNKHNKQIKLNIKGDEVLVDKAIAERLYEPLLHLVRNAFDHGIESPQVRELRGKSPIGQIEIRAYYQGSQLIIDVHDDGEGLDFDAIRQHAIERGLITREKSRTQSESQLAELLFEPGFSTTKQVNDISGRGVGLDVVKVQLHAIQGTVAVHTQTQKGTTFSLQIPLSLSINKLLVCQAGEKVYALAVDTIDQILLPKTGQIQYSEHGRVLRLAKNNNSQLDEGELVRIYRLEEILDYSSRQPAQIASEVQTTENNTVLPLLIVLCQEQLLALEVDRIIWEQELVIRPFSKLVPTPSYIHGGTILADGQLTLVINGAALLDHILNQEIQVMESWKQTWIGPPTHLLTKNSQPKPALPAKIEDSKRTVVIVDDSITLRQALVFTLQKAGYHTLQARDGYEAISLCQAQQQVDLIICDIEMPRMNGFEFLAHCTSDKRLSQIPVLILSSRTAVKHRQLALKLGASAYLTKPYYEQELISTVSQLIACQGASLIYY; encoded by the coding sequence ATGCCTGACTCAAACTACCAAGCCCAACTTTTTTACCACTTTTGTTTAGAAGCACCAGAACTTCTGAGTACGATTGAAGAAGCTTTGCTGAATTTAAAGGCAGAAAAAAATAATGTTGAACAAGTTCGTATTTTGATGCGGGCAACTCATACGCTGAAAAGTATTGCCGCAACTTTGGGTTTTGAGACTATTAAAAATATTGCCCACGCCCTTGAAGATGTTTTTCGGGCTATTCAAACACCAGAAGTAGTTATTGACTTAGAAACGCAGGCTTTGTTTTTTGAAAGTTATGAATGTTTGCGCGATCCTTTGATGGCAAAACTGACTGGTTCGCATCTTGATACTAATACTAATAACGTAGTCGAGCGTTTTTCAGTAGTTTTATCGCGGTTGCAGACAAAGCTGGGAAATTTCTTAATAGAGGAGCAAGAAGCCCAAACAGCTACAGAAGTGAGCTTTGAAAGTATCAAAATGCTGCTTGAGGATAGTATTTGTCCTGAACTGGAAAAAACTGCTGTAGCGATCGCTAATACTAAACCTAAAGATAGTGATAGTATTCTCCGTAATTTAGCAGAACTGTTTCGTGGTTATGGACAGGCGATCGGACTTATCGGTTTCTTAGCTATTGCTGAAGCAACAATTGCTGCACTTGACAAAAATCCTCGAGCTGCACGCACAATTTCCCGCTTAGCATTGGAAGATTTCCGTTCTTGCTGTGCTGAAATTCTCAAAAGTGAAAACCCCGAAGTTGGATGTCCAAGTGCAGCTTTACTACAACTTACAGGTTCAGAATTTCTTCCACAGTCTCATTTAGTTAATGACGAGTTTAAAAAAGTTGCTATTTCAACTCAACAAGATGCTCAAATAATCGCCAACGAAGTAGTAATTGCCAAAATGCATGAAACTCAACCTACTGCACAGACAACTCAGTCAGTAGAATCTTTACCCTTATCAGAAGAAATTAATCATAATCCTACTGCACCTTTTCCTAAAGTTGTGCGAGTAAATGTTGACCACCTCGAACAACTAAATTATCTAAATGCAGAACTACTAACAAACCAAAATCGACAATTTTTACAAGATGGTAAAAAACGAAGTTCATTACGTAAATTGCTCAGTCGTTGGCGACAATTTCAGCAAATGTTGGGCGATTTGCAAGATTGGTCAAATCCATTGCTAATGCCTTATAAATTGCAACATAACGATAAATTTAATGTTGTTCATGCTGTTTTGGCTGCTAAAAATTCTGATCATTTTGATGTTTTAGAACTAGATTCTTATAGTGAATTTTCTGTGTTTATTAAAAATTTACTAGAAGAAGCGGCTGAAATTGAAGAAGAAATTGATACTTTTGAGCAACTTCATCGCAAAACAACACAACTTTTAAAAAAACAACAAAAACTGCTAACTAATTCTCGTGATGTGCTTTTAGATGCACGAATGCTTCCTTTAGGTAGTATTTTAAATCGACTATATCCTGTCTTAGAGCAGTTGCAAAATAAGCATAATAAGCAGATAAAATTAAATATTAAAGGTGATGAAGTTCTCGTTGATAAAGCAATTGCTGAACGTCTTTATGAACCACTTTTGCATCTTGTCCGCAATGCCTTTGACCACGGTATTGAATCACCTCAAGTCCGAGAGTTACGTGGTAAATCGCCAATTGGGCAAATTGAAATTCGTGCATATTACCAAGGCAGCCAATTAATTATTGATGTACACGATGATGGAGAAGGACTTGATTTTGATGCTATCCGGCAACATGCTATCGAACGAGGATTGATTACTCGCGAAAAAAGTCGCACTCAGAGTGAATCTCAATTAGCTGAATTACTTTTTGAACCAGGTTTTTCTACTACCAAACAAGTTAATGATATCTCTGGTCGAGGCGTGGGTCTTGATGTTGTCAAAGTACAACTTCATGCTATCCAGGGTACTGTTGCAGTACACACTCAAACTCAAAAAGGTACAACATTTTCTTTACAAATTCCTTTAAGCCTCAGCATCAATAAACTTTTAGTTTGTCAAGCGGGTGAAAAAGTTTATGCATTGGCAGTAGATACTATCGACCAAATTCTTTTACCAAAAACAGGACAAATTCAATATTCAGAACATGGTCGAGTCTTACGTTTAGCTAAAAATAATAATAGCCAACTTGACGAAGGTGAACTTGTCCGTATCTACCGTCTTGAGGAAATTCTTGATTATTCCAGTCGTCAACCTGCACAAATCGCTTCTGAAGTACAAACAACTGAAAATAATACTGTACTGCCGTTGTTAATTGTTCTTTGCCAAGAGCAGTTACTCGCGTTAGAAGTAGATAGAATTATTTGGGAACAAGAATTAGTAATTCGTCCCTTTAGTAAGTTAGTACCCACTCCTAGTTATATCCACGGTGGCACAATTTTAGCTGACGGACAATTGACGCTTGTGATTAACGGTGCTGCGTTACTAGATCATATCCTTAATCAAGAAATACAGGTGATGGAATCTTGGAAACAAACATGGATAGGGCCACCCACTCATTTGCTGACAAAAAATTCACAACCAAAACCAGCATTACCAGCCAAAATCGAAGATAGCAAGCGTACAGTGGTGATTGTTGATGATTCGATAACGTTACGTCAAGCGTTAGTTTTTACGCTACAAAAAGCTGGTTATCATACTTTACAAGCCCGTGATGGTTACGAGGCAATATCGCTTTGTCAAGCACAACAGCAGGTGGATTTAATCATTTGTGATATTGAAATGCCTCGCATGAATGGGTTTGAGTTTCTTGCTCACTGTACTTCTGATAAACGTTTATCCCAAATTCCAGTTTTGATTTTAAGTTCTCGTACTGCTGTTAAACACCGCCAGTTAGCACTTAAACTTGGTGCATCAGCATATTTAACGAAACCTTATTATGAACAGGAATTAATATCAACTGTCTCTCAACTTATTGCTTGCCAAGGTGCAAGTTTGATTTATTATTAG
- a CDS encoding chemotaxis protein CheW, whose product MSKYLAEEKYITFKVSTYILALPIDSVFKVVTCPSDLSKMLRATKLAQMGQRTVMLFNLYSCLEQNYDRNQQENDLSGRFLIIAQGSVGELYGIQVDAPPNMLSINETSIQPIPQSFHHIGLPTWVSRIAILNQKDQPITILMLDINQAFASKS is encoded by the coding sequence ATGAGTAAATATTTAGCTGAAGAAAAGTATATTACTTTTAAAGTTTCTACCTATATTCTGGCTTTACCTATTGATAGTGTTTTCAAAGTTGTTACTTGTCCTTCTGATTTAAGTAAAATGCTTCGAGCAACAAAACTTGCTCAAATGGGACAGCGTACTGTCATGCTTTTTAATCTCTACTCTTGTCTTGAGCAAAATTATGATCGCAATCAACAAGAAAATGATCTTTCGGGACGTTTTCTGATCATTGCCCAAGGAAGTGTCGGAGAATTATATGGTATTCAGGTTGACGCACCTCCAAACATGCTTTCGATTAATGAAACTAGCATTCAACCCATACCGCAATCGTTTCACCATATCGGACTACCAACTTGGGTCAGCAGAATTGCTATTCTTAATCAGAAAGACCAACCAATTACTATTTTGATGCTGGATATCAACCAAGCTTTTGCTAGTAAATCTTAG
- a CDS encoding Rrf2 family transcriptional regulator: MNRSIQSTDLNSQNYALLDLSSKVEYALLALLELASHHGKKVPLTMSEITAKQPIPERYLEQILTNLRRAGVVQSQRGSKGGFVLVREPWQITLLEIVTLVEGERKEKDSSGSSTLERTLVHEIWDQANGACIEVLSRHTLQDLCLEREARAQQSPMYYI; the protein is encoded by the coding sequence ATTAACCGTAGTATACAGAGTACTGACTTGAATAGCCAAAACTACGCTCTCCTGGATCTGTCTTCTAAAGTTGAATACGCGTTATTGGCACTTTTAGAACTGGCAAGCCACCACGGGAAAAAAGTTCCTTTAACAATGAGCGAAATCACTGCCAAACAACCCATCCCAGAGCGGTATCTAGAGCAAATTCTCACCAACCTGCGACGTGCTGGCGTTGTACAGAGCCAACGTGGCTCCAAAGGAGGTTTCGTTTTAGTTCGTGAACCTTGGCAAATTACCTTATTGGAGATTGTCACTTTAGTAGAAGGTGAGCGCAAAGAGAAAGATAGCTCTGGCTCTTCTACGCTAGAAAGGACGCTGGTTCATGAAATCTGGGATCAAGCCAATGGCGCCTGTATTGAGGTTTTGAGTCGCCATACACTCCAAGACTTGTGCCTTGAAAGAGAAGCTCGCGCACAGCAGAGTCCGATGTATTACATTTAG